A stretch of Saccharomyces eubayanus strain FM1318 chromosome I, whole genome shotgun sequence DNA encodes these proteins:
- the ADE1 gene encoding phosphoribosylaminoimidazolesuccinocarboxamide synthase, with product MSITKTDLDGILPLVARGKVRDIYEVDAGTLLFVATDRISAYDVIMENSIPEKGILLTKLSEFWFKLLSNDVRNHLVDIAPGKTIFDYLPKQLSEPKYKTQLEGRSLLVHKHKLIPLEVIVRGYITGSAWKEYVKTGTVHSLKQPQGLKESQEFPEPIFTPSTKAEQGEHDENISPAQAAELVGEDLSHRVAELAVRLYSKCKEYAKEKGIIIADTKFEFGIDEETNEIILVDEVLTPDSSRFWNGASYKLGESQDSYDKQFLRDWLTANKLNGVNGVEMPQDIVDRTRAKYIEAYEALTGSKWAH from the coding sequence ATGTCAATTACAAAGACTGATTTGGACGGAATACTGCCATTGGTGGCCAGAGGTAAAGTTAGAGACATATACGAGGTGGACGCTGGTACGTTGCTGTTTGTCGCTACGGACCGTATTTCTGCATACGATGTTATCATGGAAAACAGCATTCCAGAAAAGGGGATTTTGCTGACCAAGTTATCGGAGTTCTGGTTTAAGCTGCTCTCCAACGACGTACGCAACCATTTGGTGGATATCGCTCCAGGAAAGACCATTTTCGACTACTTGCCTAAACAATTGAGTGAGCCCAAGTACAAAACCCAACTGGAAGGCCGTTCTTTGTTGGTTCACAAACACAAGCTAATTCCATTGGAAGTCATTGTCAGAGGCTACATCACCGGATCTGCTTGGAAGGAATACGTAAAAACCGGCACCGTGCACAGCTTGAAGCAGCCTCAGGGGCTCAAGGAATCTCAAGAGTTCCCAGAACCAATTTTCACTCCTTCGACCAAAGCTGAACAAGGTGAGCATGACGAAAACATTTCTCCCGCCCAAGCTGCTGAACTGGTGGGTGAAGATCTGTCTCACAGGGTGGCAGAGCTGGCCGTAAGACTATATTCCAAGTGCAAAGAGTACGCAAAGGAAAAGGGCATTATCATTGCTGACaccaaatttgaattcgGTATTGACGAAGAGACCAACGAAATCATCCTAGTGGACGAAGTGTTAACCCCAGACTCTTCCAGATTCTGGAACGGTGCCTCCTACAAGCTAGGCGAATCCCAAGATTCTTACGACAAACAATTTTTAAGAGACTGGCTTACTGCCAATAAGTTGAACGGTGTTAACGGTGTGGAAATGCCTCAAGACATCGTCGACAGAACCAGGGCCAAGTACATAGAAGCTTACGAGGCATTGACGGGCTCCAAATGGGCTCATTAA
- the KIN3 gene encoding serine/threonine protein kinase KIN3 translates to MHRRQFLQEYHSPQQQQQQQGNPPRSDYQVLEEIGRGSFGSVRKVIHIPTKKLLVRKDIKYGHMNSKERQQLIAECSILSQLKHENIVEFYNWDFDEQREVLYLYMEYCSRGDLSQMIKHYKQEHKYIPEKIVWGILAQLLSALYKCHYGIELPTLTTIYDRMKPPVKGKNIVIHRDLKPGNIFLSYDDSDNSLNEEVDGHGEVNNNYYRDRRVNSRKKGSAMDYSQVVVKLGDFGLAKSLETSIQFATTYVGTPYYMSPEVLMDQPYSPLSDIWSLGCVIFEMCSLHPPFQAKNYLELQTKIKNGKCETIPEYYSKGLNAIIHSMIEVNLRTRPSTFELLQDIQIRTARKSLQLERFERKLLDYENELTNIEKILEKQAMEYERELSQLKEQFTHAVEERAREVVNGKKIGKVPESINGYYGKKFTKPAYHWQTRYR, encoded by the coding sequence ATGCATAGACGACAGTTTCTCCAAGAATATCATAGCCcgcaacagcagcagcagcagcaagGGAATCCACCTAGATCGGATTATCAAGTTCTCGAAGAAATCGGGAGAGGTTCATTTGGATCCGTACGAAAAGTCATACACATACCCACCAAGAAGCTTTTGGTTAGAAAGGACATTAAATATGGTCATATGAATAGCAAAGAGAGACAGCAATTGATTGCGGAATGTAGCATTTTGTCACAGCTAAAGCACGAGAATATTGTGGAGTTCTATAATTGGGACTTCGATGAACAGAGAGAAGTGTTGTACCTGTATATGGAGTACTGTTCTAGAGGTGACCTGTCTCAAATGATTAAACATTACAAACAGGAACACAAATACATACCAGAGAAGATCGTGTGGGGTATCTTGGCGCAGCTATTGAGCGCGCTCTATAAATGTCATTACGGTATCGAATTGCCAACCTTAACCACAATATATGATCGGATGAAACCACCAGTAAAGGGGAAAAACATCGTCATCCATCGTGACTTGAAACCGGGCAATATATTCCTCAGTTATGATGACAGTGATAACAGTCTTAATGAGGAAGTCGATGGCCACGGTGAAGTGAACAATAACTACTACAGAGACCGTAGAGTAAATTCACGCAAAAAGGGGAGTGCTATGGACTACAGCCAAGTTGTGGTGAAACTAGGTGACTTTGGGCTAGCCAAGTCCCTCGAAACCAGTATCCAGTTCGCAACTACATATGTGGGCACGCCGTACTATATGTCACCTGAAGTGCTGATGGACCAACCGTACTCTCCGCTATCCGATATTTGGTCATTGGGTTGCGTTATATTCGAGATGTGTTCGTTACATCCCCCATTCCAAGCCAAAAATTACCTGGAGTTACAAACTAAGATCAAAAATGGGAAATGTGAGACTATCCCCGAGTATTACTCTAAAGGGCTTAATGCTATAATCCATTCAATGATAGAAGTGAACCTGAGAACCAGGCCTTCCACTTTCGAGCTGCTGCAGGATATCCAAATACGGACCGCAAGGAAATCTTTACAACTTGagagatttgaaagaaaactattGGATTACGAAAATGAACTGACAAACATAGAGAAAATTTTAGAGAAGCAAGCCATGGAATACGAAAGAGAACTGAGCCAGTTGAAGGAACAGTTTACACACGCCGTGGAGGAAAGAGCCAGAGAAGTAGTGAACGgtaaaaaaattggcaAAGTCCCAGAATCTATTAACGGATATTACGGTAAAAAATTCACCAAACCTGCATACCACTGGCAAACGAGGTACCGTTGA
- the CDC15 gene encoding serine/threonine protein kinase CDC15, which yields MNSMADTDRVNLTPIQRASEKSVQYHLKQVIGRGSYGVVYKAINKHTDQVVAIKEIVYENDEELNDIXAEISLLKNLNNNNIVKYHGFIRKSYELYILLEYCANGSLRRLVSRSPTGLSENESKTYVTQTLWGLKYLHGEGVIHRDIKAANILLSADNTVKLADFGVSTIVNSSALTLAGTLNWMAPEILGNRGASTLSDIWSLGATVVELLTKNPPYHNLTDANIYYAVENDTYYPPTAFSESLKDFLSKCFIKNMYKRPTADQLLKHAWITSTENVKVDKLNKFKEDFSDDNYHWDSDFQEEKLDISPSKFXSAAAPAAWTENNQEMELVPQTEIHLLGQLKSPSKPLTDLHGLFSVCSLENIANTVIECLSRTTVTAHSITTFGSIFAYDTENNHSRLRLKFIAMGGIPSIIKFEHLVKYFVNDHPQTLIECGIMHPVNFASLKTPKCVLELVYRYYDLTSTAFWCCWCSQHLSLSLLLNNMHERRAQSIILKLSSYAPWSFEKILPSLINYRLKKKILSNPQTTYIVFKSINYMITTNDDKIHRSTAPSSSSLPLSSSPTKNTPLNSVPSPSRSPVHSLMATRPSSPTRHRSVSNFPHLTISSKSRLLIDLPEGFFTWLTSFFVDMLQIKDVSVWKYFIKLCYLTVHLNKTLLNDLLDNDAFFVFIQNIDTITTSDDGNKNSSFIWKQITAICVDISLDMDQMNLSLFSTAMGFIKRRNYTSISGLEIVLNCLHFTLRNASNEDTPTAITEGSQNCLLIKVKDNSAIELPIDQFVALFYELNDGDVNLSKLISIFTKICSLPGFETLAIDIILHPNFYDKIVLFFGTYFNSLLIQIDLLKFVKLIFTKSLLKMYDYTGLPDPIKQTKSTHHSKATIFKLRSILVQITEFLNRNWDKNHPKRNANQVGGDSVLICQLCEDIRSLSKKGSLQKVPSVTAAIGSSPTKDDHANPRSSRPNSDGYSAPSITSQT from the coding sequence ATGAACAGCATGGCCGACACTGATAGAGTCAACCTGACGCCAATCCAGAGGGCGTCTGAGAAGTCTGTGCAGTACCATCTCAAGCAGGTCATTGGGAGGGGCTCGTACGGCGTGGTTTACAAAGCCATCAACAAACACACGGATCAGGTCGTAGCCATCAAGGAGATCGTGTACGAGAATGACGAGGAGCTCAACGATATAATRGCGGAAATCagccttttgaaaaacctgaacaataacaatattGTCAAGTACCACGGTTTCATACGAAAAAGCTACGAGCTCTATATTCTCCTCGAGTACTGTGCTAACGGCTCATTAAGAAGACTCGTCTCTAGAAGTCCCACTGGCCTGAGCGAAAACGAGTCCAAGACCTACGTCACACAGACCCTTTGGGGGCTCAAGTATCTGCACGGCGAAGGTGTCATCCACAGAGACATCAAGGCAGCCAACATCCTGCTGAGCGCAGATAACACCGTCAAGCTCGCAGACTTTGGTGTCTCCACCATCGTGAACTCCAGTGCGTTGACCCTGGCGGGTACGCTCAACTGGATGGCCCCGGAAATTCTGGGCAATAGAGGCGCCTCCACGCTCAGCGATATATGGTCCCTGGGAGCCACCGTCGTCGAGCTGCTCACCAAGAACCCGCCATACCATAACCTCACAGACGCTAACATCTACTACGCGGTCGAGAATGACACCTACTACCCGCCCACTGCATTCTCTGAATCGCTGAAGGACTTTTTGTCCAAGTGCTTCATAAAGAACATGTACAAGAGACCCACAGCTGACCAACTGCTCAAGCATGCGTGGATTACCTCCACGGAAAATGTAAAGGTTGATAAGCTCAACAAGTTCAAAGAAGACTTTTCTGACGATAACTACCATTGGGATTCTGactttcaagaagaaaaactagaCATATCTCCGTCAAAATTCRGTTCGGCGGCGGCCCCCGCTGCCTGGACAGAAAATaatcaagaaatggagTTAGTCCCCCAGACTGAGATCCATTTGTTGGGCCAATTGAAGAGCCCGTCCAAGCCTTTGACGGACTTGCACGGGCTTTTCAGTGTTTGCTCCCTCGAAAACATTGCAAATACAGTCATCGAGTGTTTATCCCGTACGACTGTCACTGCACACTCAATAACCACATTTGGCTCCATCTTCGCATATGACACAGAAAATAACCACTCTCGCTTGCGACTGAAATTCATCGCCATGGGCGGAATCCCCTCGATAATTAAGTTTGAGCATCTAGTCAAGTATTTTGTCAACGACCACCCTCAGACCCTAATTGAATGCGGAATAATGCATCCGGTAAATTTTGCATCGTTGAAAACCCCTAAATGCGTCTTGGAACTCGTTTACAGGTATTATGACTTGACTTCTACTGCCTTTTGGTGTTGCTGGTGTTCTCAACACCTCAGCTTATCGCTCCTTCTTAATAACATGCACGAAAGAAGAGCACAATCAATAATTCTAAAACTATCATCGTACGCACCGTGGTCTTTCGAAAAAATCCTGCCCTCTCTGATCAACTACaggctgaaaaaaaaaattctatcCAACCCTCAAACCACTTACATAGTCTTCAAGTCAATAAATTATATGATAACCACAAACGACGATAAAATCCACAGGTCCACCGCCCCCTCTTCGTCCTCGTTACCATTGTCCTCTTCGCCCACAAAAAACACACCATTGAACTCGGTACCGTCTCCCTCGAGGTCTCCCGTTCACTCTTTGATGGCAACACGCCCATCGTCTCCAACTCGACACAGGAGCGTTTCTAACTTCCCGCATTTGACCatctcttcaaaatcaagacTTCTTATCGACTTACCGGAGGGCTTTTTCACCTGGCtaacttcattttttgttgacATGCTTCAAATCAAAGACGTTTCTGTTTGGAAGTACTTTATCAAACTTTGCTACCTAACAGTACATTTAAACAAAACGCTGTTGAACGACCTGCTCGATAACGATGCgtttttcgttttcattcAGAACATTGACACCATCACCACGTCCGACGATGGCAACAAGAATTCATCCTTCATTTGGAAACAAATTACGGCCATATGCGTTGATATTAGTTTAGACATGGACCAAATGAACCTCTCCTTGTTTTCAACGGCAATGGGTTTcattaaaagaagaaactacaCATCTATTAGCGGGTTGGAGATCGTATTGAATTGTTTGCATTTCACATTACGCAATGCGTCTAATGAAGACACCCCTACGGCGATCACAGAAGGCTCTCAAAATTGTCTTCTCATCAAGGTTAAAGATAATTCTGCCATTGAACTGCCGATTGATCAATTTGTTGCCCTATTTTATGAATTAAATGACGGTGATGTTAATCTCAGTAAACTAATTAGCATTTTCACCAAGATATGTTCACTCCCCGGTTTTGAAACTCTTGCAATTGACATCATATTACATCCGAATTTCTATGACAAGATTGTTCTGTTTTTTGGTACTTATTTCAACAGTCTACTTATTCAAATCGATTTATTAAAATTCGTGAAATTGATATTTACAAAATCGTTGTTGAAGATGTATGATTACACGGGGTTGCCAGATCCGATAAAGCAAACGAAATCGACTCATCACAGTAAAGCCACTATTTTCAAGCTTCGTTCAATACTAGTACAAATAACtgagtttttgaatagaAACTGGGACAAGAACCATCCAAAAAGGAACGCCAACCAGGTTGGTGGTGACTCGGTTCTGATCTGCCAACTATGTGAAGACATTCGttcattatcaaaaaagGGAAGCTTGCAAAAGGTACCCAGCGTCACGGCAGCAATTGGCAGTTCGCCAACAAAAGACGACCACGCAAATCCGCGATCTTCTAGACCAAACAGTGATGGATATTCCGCACCTTCTATCACATCCCAAACCTAA